Proteins encoded within one genomic window of Polycladomyces zharkentensis:
- a CDS encoding PEP-utilizing enzyme codes for MMAKRLKEELTKLTGKEDANTLLSNFRGDSSLESLGPVIGISKVLKGEMSREEYLIRYGHRGPHEFELSIPHPAEESDWLEKQIEDFKKANVDVEGLLKKQRAQYEEAWKRLADRYPKKAKRIEKKLAKAGEGARIREAVRSEWTRVFRVNRTFALKAGELTGIGDDVFFLYIDEVLQLLSGDDAALKHIPARKETYEKYKSLPPLPSIIRGRFDPFKWAEDPNRRADYYDSTMPPVTETDSETLKGFAGAAGRVEGTVRVLTSPEEGESLQPGEILVATTTNVGWTPLFPKAAAIITDVGAPLSHAAIVARELGIPAVVGCGNATARLKTGDRVIVDGGQGVVYILD; via the coding sequence ATGATGGCCAAGCGATTGAAAGAGGAACTTACCAAATTGACAGGAAAAGAAGATGCGAATACCCTGCTGTCCAACTTCCGGGGAGACTCATCGCTTGAAAGCCTGGGGCCGGTTATCGGCATATCCAAAGTTCTCAAGGGGGAGATGAGCCGTGAAGAATACTTGATCCGGTATGGCCATCGGGGGCCTCATGAGTTTGAGTTATCCATCCCCCATCCCGCTGAGGAATCAGACTGGCTGGAAAAACAGATCGAGGATTTCAAAAAGGCCAATGTGGATGTGGAAGGACTGCTCAAAAAGCAACGTGCGCAATATGAAGAGGCTTGGAAGAGATTAGCCGACCGTTATCCCAAAAAGGCAAAACGGATTGAGAAGAAACTGGCAAAAGCAGGAGAAGGTGCCCGAATCAGAGAAGCAGTCCGTTCAGAATGGACGAGAGTTTTCAGGGTGAATCGCACTTTTGCGCTCAAAGCGGGAGAACTGACGGGAATAGGGGACGACGTGTTTTTCCTCTACATCGATGAAGTGTTGCAGTTGCTTTCCGGTGATGATGCGGCATTGAAGCACATCCCGGCCAGAAAAGAAACCTACGAGAAATACAAGTCGCTGCCACCACTTCCCTCCATCATCCGGGGGCGGTTCGATCCGTTCAAGTGGGCGGAAGATCCGAACCGAAGAGCGGATTACTACGATTCCACGATGCCTCCCGTTACGGAAACCGATTCTGAAACACTCAAAGGCTTTGCCGGAGCAGCGGGCAGGGTGGAAGGAACGGTGCGTGTTCTGACAAGTCCGGAAGAAGGAGAAAGCCTGCAGCCAGGTGAAATTTTGGTTGCCACCACGACCAATGTGGGATGGACACCGCTCTTCCCCAAAGCCGCAGCAATCATTACGGACGTGGGAGCACCTCTTTCCCATGCTGCCATCGTCGCGAGAGAGCTGGGAATTCCTGCTGTTGTGGGATGCGGCAACGCCACCGCAAGGCTGAAGACAGGGGACAGGGTGATCGTTGACGGCGGACAGGGAGTGGTCTATATATTGGATTGA
- a CDS encoding aldehyde dehydrogenase family protein, with amino-acid sequence METSTLHPVPAREWKEIELTPPEAGAELMRRAREAFDSWRQKSMDERLSYLRTLRHLIVDRMDEGTAIISQDTGKPKVEALTGDILTVLDAIRHAEKRVKHALKPRRVRTPISLIGKRSFVTYQPRGVVLVISPWNYPFQLSVVPVIAALAAGNTVILKPSEVTPRVGAWIASLFREAGFPEGVVQVAIGEKKLGARLIEEHPDYIFFTGSAQTGKIIQQEAAKRLIPTTLELGGKDPMIVFADANLNRAVKGAVWGALTNCGQVCMSVERIYVEETIHDTFVEALKKEVARLRLDGGDETDLGTMTVERQKEIVRRHVEDAITSGAKLVSGLHPRDWPESDGLRVHPVILTGVDAQSAVMREETFGPVICVLPFRDEAEAIRAANDSIYGLSASVWTSDIEKARQVAQSLETGSVVINDVVLSIANPYLPFGGVKESGIGRYHGDEGYRIFCHEKSLLIDRGWLPSEVHWFPYQNKLIPFRTLVANLYGRKRSFFRFVRSYLTLLATSLRESGSKGDETG; translated from the coding sequence ATGGAAACCTCAACGCTTCATCCCGTTCCAGCGCGGGAATGGAAGGAAATCGAGCTGACACCTCCGGAAGCGGGCGCAGAGCTGATGCGTCGCGCCCGGGAAGCGTTTGACAGTTGGCGACAAAAAAGCATGGATGAACGGCTCTCATACTTACGCACTTTGCGTCACCTTATTGTCGACCGGATGGACGAAGGAACGGCGATCATTTCACAGGATACAGGCAAACCAAAAGTGGAAGCGCTCACGGGTGACATCCTGACGGTGCTGGACGCCATCCGTCATGCAGAAAAACGGGTCAAACACGCCCTGAAACCGAGAAGGGTACGTACGCCGATCTCCCTGATCGGCAAACGGTCCTTCGTCACCTATCAGCCCCGCGGAGTGGTGTTGGTGATCTCACCGTGGAATTACCCGTTCCAGCTGTCGGTGGTCCCCGTGATCGCGGCACTGGCCGCAGGCAACACCGTCATTCTCAAACCGTCGGAAGTTACCCCCCGGGTCGGTGCGTGGATTGCATCCCTCTTTCGCGAAGCCGGATTTCCCGAAGGCGTGGTTCAAGTGGCGATCGGTGAAAAGAAATTGGGCGCCCGATTGATCGAGGAACACCCGGACTATATCTTTTTCACCGGCTCAGCACAGACGGGAAAAATCATTCAGCAAGAGGCCGCCAAACGATTGATTCCCACCACACTGGAACTGGGCGGGAAAGACCCGATGATTGTTTTCGCCGACGCCAACCTGAACAGGGCGGTCAAAGGTGCAGTATGGGGAGCACTCACCAACTGCGGTCAAGTGTGCATGTCGGTGGAACGGATTTATGTGGAGGAGACCATTCACGATACCTTTGTGGAAGCGCTGAAAAAGGAAGTGGCACGATTGCGGTTGGACGGCGGGGATGAGACCGATCTCGGCACGATGACGGTCGAGCGGCAAAAGGAAATCGTCCGCCGTCATGTGGAGGACGCCATCACAAGTGGAGCGAAACTGGTCAGCGGTCTTCACCCCCGGGACTGGCCGGAATCCGACGGCCTTCGAGTCCATCCCGTTATCCTGACGGGTGTTGACGCCCAATCCGCCGTCATGCGCGAAGAAACATTCGGCCCGGTCATCTGTGTGTTGCCGTTCCGGGACGAGGCGGAAGCCATCCGTGCGGCCAACGATTCCATCTACGGATTGAGTGCCAGCGTGTGGACGAGTGACATCGAAAAAGCCCGCCAGGTGGCGCAATCATTGGAAACAGGCAGTGTGGTCATCAATGACGTCGTCCTTTCCATCGCCAATCCATACCTGCCGTTCGGAGGGGTAAAGGAAAGCGGGATCGGCCGTTACCATGGCGACGAGGGATACCGAATCTTTTGTCACGAAAAATCCCTGCTGATCGACCGCGGTTGGTTGCCCTCGGAGGTTCACTGGTTTCCGTACCAAAACAAGCTCATCCCCTTCCGCACATTGGTGGCCAACCTGTATGGGCGGAAACGCTCATTTTTCCGGTTTGTCCGATCCTACCTGACGTTACTGGCAACCTCTTTACGTGAATCCGGATCAAAAGGGGATGAAACGGGATGA
- a CDS encoding sterol desaturase family protein gives MKTRFLREFFGHRDILITSIVFAAGVAFTLPHLNRAAVWEALVLGMVLYALSEYLIHRFFFHLPPPKNPWLLRLLQRLHYHHHKNPDALHLLFLPIWYSFPLVAAAAGIIYAISGDTVFTVAFTTGVLGYLLYYEWCHYVAHRPIQPITPWGRWMKKMHLWHHFKNEQYWYGVTNPMFDMVLGTFKNEREADRSDTVRDLEKRSTRYDQGVSGKSVREQMLSRLSEESPTERRPGGKE, from the coding sequence ATGAAAACCCGGTTTCTGCGGGAGTTTTTCGGTCATCGCGACATCCTGATCACCAGTATCGTTTTCGCTGCCGGTGTCGCCTTCACCCTGCCACATCTCAATCGAGCTGCCGTTTGGGAAGCATTGGTGCTTGGCATGGTGTTATATGCGCTCAGCGAGTACTTGATTCATCGTTTCTTCTTTCATCTCCCTCCACCGAAAAACCCTTGGCTGTTGCGGTTGTTGCAACGGTTGCACTATCACCATCACAAAAACCCGGACGCCCTTCACCTGTTGTTTTTGCCGATATGGTACAGTTTTCCCCTTGTGGCTGCAGCCGCTGGGATCATTTACGCCATATCGGGGGATACCGTCTTCACGGTCGCGTTTACCACCGGTGTATTGGGTTATCTTCTGTATTACGAATGGTGTCACTATGTGGCGCACCGCCCCATCCAGCCGATCACACCCTGGGGCCGTTGGATGAAAAAGATGCACCTGTGGCACCATTTCAAAAACGAACAGTATTGGTACGGTGTGACCAATCCAATGTTCGACATGGTGTTGGGGACGTTCAAAAATGAGCGGGAAGCAGATCGCAGTGACACCGTCCGCGATTTGGAAAAGCGGTCGACTCGTTATGACCAGGGCGTGTCAGGTAAATCCGTGAGGGAGCAAATGCTTTCCCGGTTGAGCGAAGAAAGCCCAACCGAGCGAAGACCCGGAGGCAAGGAATGA
- a CDS encoding cupin domain-containing protein has protein sequence MSNQIKEKEEMKIKVLDQFKDAKTLWLGLEQPELNQIRKVFQLITPETVGSKHIMAGITIFSPGEASSLHNHPGSEEMDVVIKGSGEVVDATGNRRPFKEGDFMFIPEGEYHQHVNTGDEPLWLLWCYSPQGYLPKD, from the coding sequence ATGAGTAACCAAATCAAGGAAAAGGAAGAAATGAAAATCAAAGTGTTGGATCAATTCAAGGATGCCAAAACATTGTGGCTCGGATTGGAACAGCCGGAATTGAATCAGATCCGCAAGGTATTCCAACTGATCACCCCGGAAACTGTAGGTTCAAAGCACATCATGGCGGGAATCACCATTTTTTCTCCGGGAGAAGCGAGTTCTCTTCACAACCATCCAGGTTCCGAGGAAATGGATGTGGTGATCAAAGGTTCCGGAGAAGTCGTCGATGCGACCGGCAATCGACGTCCGTTTAAGGAAGGTGATTTCATGTTTATTCCGGAGGGGGAATATCACCAGCATGTCAACACTGGTGATGAACCGCTTTGGTTATTGTGGTGCTACAGTCCGCAAGGATATTTGCCGAAGGATTGA
- a CDS encoding TetR/AcrR family transcriptional regulator: MSSKFLKLNPEKQDRIVNAAIKEFVQKGFKNASTDEIVKEANISKGSLFYYFKDKKGLFLYLYDYCSEIVMNEFFAKIDLNEHDILKRFREMLLLKIELIKRYPEIFEFMKVAYFEDAAEVKSDLERRNKEMITRSYQELFGDIDLSKFREDIDAKRAVNIIIWTMEGFSSQQQEKAKSLSLNDLDFDEILAEMDHYIDLLKKCFYK, encoded by the coding sequence ATGTCATCAAAGTTTTTAAAGCTGAATCCTGAAAAGCAAGACCGAATTGTCAATGCAGCGATAAAGGAATTCGTGCAAAAGGGATTTAAAAATGCCTCTACGGATGAGATCGTCAAAGAGGCGAACATTTCGAAGGGATCTCTATTTTATTATTTCAAGGACAAAAAAGGCTTGTTTTTATATCTATATGACTATTGTTCAGAAATCGTGATGAACGAGTTTTTTGCAAAAATCGATCTGAATGAGCATGATATATTGAAGCGATTCAGGGAAATGCTGTTGCTTAAGATCGAACTCATCAAGAGATATCCCGAGATATTTGAATTTATGAAAGTAGCATATTTCGAGGACGCTGCTGAAGTAAAAAGTGATTTGGAACGCAGAAACAAGGAAATGATCACGAGGAGTTATCAGGAATTATTCGGGGATATTGATTTGTCCAAATTCAGGGAGGACATTGATGCAAAAAGAGCCGTCAACATCATCATTTGGACCATGGAAGGTTTCTCTTCTCAACAACAGGAAAAGGCAAAGTCGCTTTCTTTGAACGACCTTGATTTTGATGAAATTTTAGCAGAGATGGATCATTATATCGATCTATTAAAAAAATGCTTTTATAAGTGA
- the gndA gene encoding NADP-dependent phosphogluconate dehydrogenase, translated as MSQAQIGVIGLAVMGKNLALNIESKGFSVAVYNRSPEKTEQLLKEAAGKRLSGAYSLEEFVGMLERPRKIILMVKAGEPTDRTLEQLVPLLEKGDIVIDGGNAYFHDTIRRSRELADRGLHFIGAGISGGEEGALKGPAIMPGGDREAFAQVEPILTAIAAKVNGEPCTTYIGPDGAGHYVKMVHNGIEYGDMQLIAEAYHLMKEVLGLSNEELHRVFAEWNKGELDSYLIEITADIFTKVDPETGQSLVDVILDTAGQKGTGKWTSQSALDLGVPLSIITQSVFSRFLSAMKAERTKAAQLLRGPKPVAVDNKEEWIERIRQALYASKICSYAQGFAQMRAASEAYGWNLDYGAIAKIFRGGCIIRARFLQNITEAYERDPDLANLLLDPYFRDVVERYQDAWRQVITLAVQSGIPTPAFSAALAYFDSYRLERLPANLLQAQRDYFGAHTYQRIDKEGVFHTNWLEN; from the coding sequence ATGTCCCAAGCACAAATCGGTGTCATCGGATTGGCCGTTATGGGCAAAAACCTCGCATTGAACATAGAAAGCAAGGGATTCTCCGTTGCCGTCTACAACCGGTCACCGGAGAAAACGGAACAACTGCTGAAGGAGGCCGCCGGCAAGCGCCTGAGCGGGGCATACAGCCTGGAAGAGTTCGTCGGCATGCTGGAGCGGCCGCGCAAAATCATTCTGATGGTAAAAGCGGGGGAGCCTACCGACCGCACACTGGAACAATTGGTTCCGCTGTTGGAAAAAGGGGACATTGTCATTGACGGCGGCAACGCCTATTTCCATGACACGATCCGCCGCAGTCGGGAGCTGGCGGACCGCGGCCTTCATTTTATCGGTGCGGGTATTTCCGGTGGGGAAGAAGGAGCGCTGAAAGGCCCCGCCATCATGCCCGGCGGCGACCGTGAGGCGTTTGCCCAAGTGGAACCGATTCTGACCGCCATCGCAGCCAAGGTAAACGGGGAGCCCTGTACCACCTACATCGGCCCGGACGGTGCCGGTCACTATGTAAAAATGGTGCACAACGGCATCGAATACGGTGACATGCAACTGATCGCCGAAGCCTACCACTTGATGAAAGAGGTGCTGGGCCTCAGCAACGAGGAATTGCACCGCGTATTCGCCGAGTGGAACAAGGGCGAACTGGACAGCTACCTGATCGAAATCACGGCGGACATATTCACCAAAGTGGACCCGGAAACCGGCCAATCGCTGGTGGACGTGATCCTTGATACGGCCGGTCAGAAGGGAACCGGTAAATGGACCAGCCAAAGCGCGCTGGATCTGGGTGTTCCGCTGTCCATCATCACCCAGTCGGTCTTTTCCCGTTTCCTGTCGGCGATGAAAGCGGAACGGACCAAGGCCGCCCAACTGTTGCGCGGGCCGAAACCGGTTGCGGTCGACAACAAGGAAGAATGGATCGAGCGGATTCGCCAAGCGCTCTATGCCAGCAAAATCTGCTCCTACGCCCAAGGTTTCGCCCAGATGCGCGCGGCATCCGAAGCCTATGGATGGAACCTGGACTACGGCGCGATCGCCAAAATCTTCCGCGGCGGCTGCATCATCCGCGCCCGCTTCCTGCAAAATATCACAGAAGCGTACGAACGTGATCCTGACTTGGCCAACCTGCTCCTCGACCCGTATTTCCGGGATGTCGTGGAGCGCTACCAGGATGCGTGGCGTCAAGTGATCACCCTTGCGGTTCAGTCGGGTATCCCGACACCGGCATTTTCCGCCGCGCTGGCCTATTTCGACAGCTACCGTTTGGAGCGACTGCCGGCCAACCTTTTGCAGGCCCAACGGGATTACTTCGGCGCCCACACGTACCAGCGGATCGACAAAGAGGGCGTCTTCCACACCAACTGGCTGGAGAATTAA
- a CDS encoding PEP/pyruvate-binding domain-containing protein yields the protein MTDMVKRFQELTPGLQAYAGGKGGMLASMFQNGYPVPEGFVVLPSAFKGGKLSDEACNEILAYLHEMRKNNEEASFAVRSSALSEDSAQASFAGEFETVLNVKTDAEVLEAIDTVYQSRQSERVKIYSSVQGIEQTHRIAVVVQLMVQSEISGVLFTADPITGSRTSMTGNFVHGLGEQLVSGEANAHSFQLIRPKGKYDGPDELKKYAKKLYQLADRLETELGSPQDIEWAVAKGKLYILQSRPITTLKPGNPDTYEWNDSWTGDFLWTNTNVGEAFADVFTPLSWSIIRALDEEQTAIPGYYLVSGNICGRAYTNISLLLSVFPTFGIRIQRGLKMVSDVFGEMPEGINIPVYPFSRLGLIKAMAPRIKYRFKRMVEAAKSLSQHVKETPEWCRKMTAHIGKVKTKEELLCHYGKMNSGPITSKLYGLCLQAAGKS from the coding sequence ATGACAGATATGGTGAAAAGATTTCAAGAATTGACTCCCGGGCTTCAGGCATATGCGGGCGGAAAAGGCGGTATGCTCGCCAGCATGTTTCAGAACGGGTATCCCGTACCGGAAGGTTTTGTCGTTTTGCCGTCCGCTTTCAAAGGAGGAAAATTGAGCGATGAAGCTTGTAATGAGATACTCGCATATTTGCATGAAATGAGAAAGAACAATGAAGAAGCATCGTTTGCAGTTCGTTCCTCTGCTTTGAGTGAAGATTCGGCGCAGGCATCTTTTGCGGGAGAGTTTGAAACGGTTCTCAATGTAAAAACGGACGCAGAAGTACTGGAAGCGATCGATACCGTTTACCAATCAAGACAATCGGAGCGAGTAAAAATATACAGCTCCGTTCAAGGGATTGAACAGACGCACCGAATCGCCGTGGTCGTTCAGCTGATGGTGCAGTCTGAAATTTCGGGCGTATTGTTCACGGCTGATCCCATTACCGGCAGTCGCACGAGTATGACAGGAAATTTTGTCCACGGATTGGGGGAACAGCTTGTATCGGGTGAAGCCAATGCCCATTCATTTCAACTGATCCGGCCGAAAGGAAAGTATGATGGCCCGGATGAGTTAAAGAAGTATGCCAAGAAGCTATATCAACTGGCGGACAGGCTTGAAACGGAATTGGGCAGTCCCCAGGATATTGAATGGGCTGTCGCGAAAGGGAAATTGTATATCCTCCAGTCCCGGCCGATTACCACCTTAAAGCCCGGCAATCCGGATACTTATGAGTGGAATGATTCTTGGACCGGAGATTTCCTGTGGACCAATACCAACGTGGGAGAGGCCTTTGCTGATGTGTTTACTCCGCTCAGCTGGTCCATCATCAGAGCCTTGGACGAAGAACAGACTGCCATTCCCGGATATTATTTAGTTTCCGGCAATATCTGCGGAAGAGCATACACCAATATCAGTTTGTTGTTATCCGTTTTTCCAACATTTGGTATTCGTATTCAGCGTGGTTTAAAAATGGTGAGTGACGTTTTCGGTGAAATGCCTGAGGGAATAAACATCCCTGTTTACCCATTTTCGCGGCTCGGCCTAATCAAGGCCATGGCACCAAGAATCAAGTACCGCTTCAAACGGATGGTGGAAGCTGCCAAATCATTGTCGCAGCATGTGAAGGAGACGCCGGAATGGTGCAGAAAGATGACGGCGCACATCGGAAAAGTAAAGACAAAGGAAGAGCTGCTGTGTCATTATGGAAAGATGAACTCTGGCCCTATAACGTCAAAGCTTTATGGGTTGTGCTTACAAGCGGCCGGAAAATCATGA
- a CDS encoding CaiB/BaiF CoA transferase family protein, which produces MSRLALEGVKVLDVSTMIAAPFGAVLLGDFGADVIKIEMPGKGDTLRHVGPFFNDEPLRWPGLSRNKKSLTLDLHKPEAIEIFKQLVEKVDVLIENFRPGTLEKWGIGYDVLKEINPRLIMIRVSGYGQTGPFREKAGFGTPATAFSGFTYLQGYPDRPPVSPPFSLTDYITGIYVAFAAVTALYHRDVHPNGSGQMVDIALYESVFRMMEFLIAEYEKLGKVRERSPGLSGHSSPAGTFMTKDGHWVVLVTSTDSTFERLAKAMNREDLLLNENFCTNEQRLKHHDETNQIVADWIRSLPRDELLQRLDEYGVPVSPILSIQDIFEHPHYQARENIIEVAHPRLGKIKVPGFVPKFEKTPGSIRQIAPDLGEHNHEILTTWLGLSASEIEELKKKKVI; this is translated from the coding sequence ATGAGCCGATTAGCGTTGGAAGGAGTAAAAGTACTCGATGTCTCGACCATGATCGCTGCCCCGTTTGGTGCGGTATTGTTGGGGGATTTCGGTGCAGATGTCATCAAAATTGAAATGCCCGGCAAAGGGGATACGCTTCGGCACGTAGGTCCTTTTTTCAATGATGAGCCGTTACGCTGGCCCGGTTTGTCCAGAAATAAAAAATCGTTGACGCTCGATCTGCATAAACCGGAAGCTATCGAAATCTTTAAACAGTTGGTCGAGAAAGTGGATGTGTTAATTGAAAACTTTCGCCCCGGTACATTGGAGAAGTGGGGAATTGGATACGATGTTCTAAAGGAAATCAACCCTCGATTGATCATGATCAGAGTATCCGGATATGGACAAACGGGACCCTTTCGGGAAAAAGCGGGCTTTGGGACTCCCGCTACAGCCTTTAGTGGATTTACTTATCTCCAGGGTTATCCGGATCGGCCTCCCGTAAGCCCTCCCTTTTCATTGACGGACTATATTACCGGGATTTATGTTGCCTTTGCGGCTGTTACCGCCCTCTATCATCGCGACGTTCATCCGAATGGAAGCGGCCAAATGGTGGACATTGCCTTGTACGAATCCGTTTTCCGAATGATGGAATTCTTGATTGCCGAATATGAAAAACTGGGCAAAGTGCGAGAAAGATCACCTGGTTTAAGTGGACATTCCAGTCCGGCGGGTACGTTTATGACAAAGGACGGGCACTGGGTCGTGCTGGTAACCAGCACGGATTCGACTTTTGAAAGACTTGCGAAAGCGATGAACAGAGAAGACCTGCTCTTAAATGAGAACTTTTGCACCAATGAACAGAGACTGAAACACCACGACGAAACCAATCAGATTGTGGCGGACTGGATTCGATCCTTGCCGAGAGATGAACTGTTACAACGCCTGGATGAATATGGGGTTCCTGTCAGTCCCATCTTGAGTATTCAAGATATTTTCGAGCATCCTCATTATCAGGCGCGGGAAAACATCATTGAGGTTGCCCATCCTCGCCTTGGTAAGATCAAAGTTCCGGGATTTGTTCCGAAATTTGAAAAAACGCCGGGGAGCATTCGGCAGATCGCCCCTGACCTTGGGGAACACAATCATGAGATTTTAACCACATGGCTGGGATTGTCTGCATCGGAGATAGAAGAATTGAAAAAGAAAAAAGTGATCTGA
- a CDS encoding amino acid permease, protein MNVTSKPSLQAEEPNRLKRQLRSRQLTMIAIGGSIGTGLFVASGNSIHTAGPGGALLAYLVVGLMVYFLMTSLGEMAAFLPVSGSFSTYSSRFVDPALGFAMGWNYWYNWAITIAAELSAATLVMKFWFPHSSSLLWSALFLMLMVGLNLLSVRGYGESEYWFALIKVITVIVFIAAGLLMILGIIGGQKIGFQNWHIGDAPFHGGWLAALSVFMVAGFSFQGTELIGVAAGESENPRVNIPKAVRQVFWRILLFYVLAILVISLLIPYTDSRLVDSSVENIGVSPFTIVFEKAGLAFAASVMNAVILTAVLSAGNSGMYAATRMLWHMAKDGQAPRFLAKVNAKGVPVNALIVTALVGATAFLASVFGDGTVYVWLLNASGLSGFIAWLGIAISHYRFRKAYLAQGRDLRDLPYVAKWYPFGPLFAFVLCIIVIAGQNYGAFTGDHIDWYGILVSYIGLPLFLLLWLGYKWVKKTRVVPLSECRFDEDRAV, encoded by the coding sequence ATGAACGTCACTTCCAAACCATCTTTGCAAGCAGAAGAGCCCAACCGACTGAAACGTCAGTTGCGTTCCCGACAATTGACCATGATTGCCATTGGCGGTTCGATCGGTACCGGTTTGTTCGTGGCCAGCGGCAATTCCATCCACACGGCCGGTCCCGGCGGGGCACTGTTGGCCTATCTCGTGGTCGGGTTGATGGTGTACTTTCTGATGACCAGCCTGGGGGAAATGGCGGCGTTTCTGCCGGTCTCCGGATCGTTCAGCACTTATTCGTCCCGCTTCGTCGACCCGGCGCTGGGTTTCGCCATGGGATGGAATTATTGGTACAACTGGGCGATCACCATTGCGGCCGAGCTGTCCGCGGCGACGCTGGTGATGAAATTCTGGTTCCCCCACAGTTCGTCACTTTTGTGGAGTGCGTTGTTCCTGATGTTGATGGTCGGACTGAATCTCCTCTCCGTCAGGGGCTACGGAGAATCTGAATACTGGTTTGCGCTGATCAAGGTGATCACCGTCATCGTGTTTATTGCCGCAGGATTGTTGATGATCTTGGGTATCATCGGCGGACAGAAGATCGGTTTCCAAAACTGGCATATCGGGGATGCACCGTTTCACGGCGGTTGGCTGGCCGCACTCAGTGTGTTCATGGTAGCCGGTTTCTCGTTCCAAGGCACGGAATTGATCGGGGTAGCCGCCGGGGAAAGTGAAAACCCGCGGGTCAACATTCCCAAAGCGGTGCGGCAGGTCTTTTGGCGCATTCTGTTGTTCTATGTGCTGGCCATTCTCGTCATCAGCCTGTTGATTCCGTACACCGATTCCCGGCTGGTGGACAGTAGTGTGGAAAATATCGGCGTCAGTCCGTTTACCATCGTTTTTGAAAAAGCGGGACTCGCCTTCGCCGCTTCCGTCATGAACGCGGTCATACTCACCGCCGTGCTCTCCGCCGGCAACTCGGGGATGTATGCCGCCACCCGGATGTTGTGGCATATGGCCAAAGATGGACAAGCTCCCCGCTTTTTAGCCAAGGTTAATGCCAAAGGCGTGCCGGTCAACGCCTTGATTGTGACGGCTTTGGTCGGGGCTACTGCATTCCTGGCCTCCGTGTTCGGTGACGGAACCGTTTACGTTTGGTTGCTCAACGCCTCCGGTTTGTCCGGGTTTATCGCTTGGTTGGGCATCGCGATCAGCCACTACCGGTTCCGTAAGGCGTACCTCGCCCAGGGACGGGACCTGCGCGATTTGCCTTATGTCGCCAAGTGGTATCCGTTCGGTCCTTTATTCGCCTTCGTCCTGTGCATCATCGTCATCGCGGGACAAAACTACGGAGCGTTCACCGGTGACCACATCGACTGGTACGGCATCTTGGTGTCCTATATCGGATTACCGCTGTTCCTTCTCTTGTGGCTGGGTTACAAATGGGTAAAGAAAACGCGCGTCGTACCACTGTCCGAATGCCGATTTGACGAAGACCGAGCAGTTTGA